One window of the Acidobacteriota bacterium genome contains the following:
- a CDS encoding glycosyltransferase — MSSPQLSVVVPCYNEQEVILACYEALVHALSEKTQSFELIFVNDGSKDATLEILRGLHAVDRRVKVVDLSRNFGHQIAVSAGLAYADGEAVAIIDADLQDPPELILQMLEIRDSGYDVVYGVRRVRKGESRFKLLTAKWFYRILNRLSDTEIPLDCGDFRLLDRRAVDALLRMREQHRLLRGMWSWIGFRQYALQYDRAPRFAGETKYPFRKMLKLALDGTLSFSVVPLRIVSFMGVATAIISSVGIFYALFLRLFTRVWVPGWTLLFIGMMFLGGMQMLAIGVAGEYIGRIYTEVKQRPLYLVREVLSHSIRRDLIRPATAGMPIHA; from the coding sequence ATGTCTTCTCCCCAATTATCGGTCGTTGTGCCCTGCTACAACGAACAGGAAGTGATACTTGCGTGCTATGAAGCCCTTGTCCACGCTCTCTCCGAGAAGACACAGAGTTTCGAATTAATCTTCGTCAACGACGGTTCCAAAGATGCCACTCTCGAGATTTTGCGCGGCTTGCATGCCGTCGACCGCCGTGTCAAAGTCGTAGATTTGTCGCGCAACTTTGGGCATCAGATCGCAGTATCAGCCGGTCTAGCCTATGCGGATGGAGAAGCGGTGGCGATCATCGATGCGGATTTGCAGGATCCACCCGAACTGATCCTGCAAATGCTGGAAATTCGCGATTCGGGATACGACGTCGTTTATGGTGTGCGCCGTGTGCGGAAGGGTGAGAGCCGCTTCAAACTTCTTACAGCAAAATGGTTTTACCGAATTCTGAACCGCCTCTCCGACACTGAGATTCCACTCGACTGCGGCGACTTCCGGCTCCTCGATCGGCGTGCTGTCGATGCATTGTTGCGAATGCGTGAACAACATCGGTTGCTGCGAGGAATGTGGAGTTGGATTGGATTTCGGCAATATGCGTTGCAGTATGATCGCGCACCGCGTTTTGCAGGTGAGACAAAGTATCCCTTCCGAAAGATGTTGAAGTTAGCCCTGGACGGCACGCTTTCGTTCTCGGTTGTCCCCCTGCGAATAGTGAGCTTCATGGGAGTAGCCACTGCGATTATTTCTTCAGTTGGGATTTTCTACGCTTTATTTCTGCGATTGTTTACTCGAGTGTGGGTTCCCGGATGGACCCTGCTGTTTATCGGAATGATGTTTCTAGGCGGAATGCAGATGCTCGCCATCGGGGTTGCGGGAGAGTACATTGGCCGCATTTACACGGAAGTTAAGCAGCGTCCGTTGTATTTAGTGCGTGAGGTATTAAGCCACAGTATTCGCCGAGATCTTATAAGGCCTGCCACAGCAGGCATGCCCATCCATGCGTAA
- a CDS encoding pili assembly chaperone, whose amino-acid sequence MKKQKGFSLIELLIVVAIILIIAAIAIPNLLRAKIAANEASAVGSMRTIVTAEVSYNSAGWIVGGKQIGFSNALADLGPNGSTTQCNPPDATHTCYVDAVLSGAGTSATPKSGYFFTYAPIAAAAGGSNVGFNLNGNPAAPGQTGNRYFFADASGVIRFNPSQSATSADVPLQ is encoded by the coding sequence ATGAAAAAGCAAAAGGGTTTCTCGCTGATTGAACTTCTGATCGTCGTGGCGATCATTCTGATCATCGCGGCTATCGCAATTCCAAACCTGCTGCGCGCCAAGATCGCGGCCAACGAGGCCTCAGCTGTGGGTTCCATGCGCACGATCGTGACCGCCGAAGTGAGCTACAACTCAGCCGGCTGGATCGTCGGTGGTAAGCAGATAGGCTTCTCAAACGCCCTTGCGGACTTAGGTCCGAACGGCTCAACAACTCAGTGCAATCCGCCAGATGCGACGCACACCTGTTACGTCGACGCGGTTCTGTCCGGTGCAGGCACCTCAGCGACTCCGAAGAGCGGATACTTCTTCACGTACGCACCGATCGCGGCTGCCGCTGGCGGTTCCAACGTTGGTTTCAATCTGAACGGAAATCCGGCGGCGCCTGGGCAGACTGGTAACCGTTATTTCTTTGCGGATGCGAGCGGTGTGATCCGCTTCAATCCGAGTCAGTCGGCTACCAGCGCTGACGTTCCGCTTCAATAG
- a CDS encoding short-chain dehydrogenase, with the protein MKKIVILGATSTMIQPLLRRMANDGMELLLVARSQERLDSVRSDLLARGAANVLTFETDLTSSPDIVYSFAEQCFRDFDTLLLSYGTMLDQDRCQTDAEYALGQVRTNFVSSIALLTIFGKHFESRRSGTIAVITSVAGDRGRRSNYVYGAAKGGLSIFLQGLRSRMHQYGVRVLTIKPGPVATRMTENLPGLRLLASPELVAVDIYRALRHSRTQISYTPSYWKWIMSAVRAIPESVFKRIQI; encoded by the coding sequence ATGAAGAAGATAGTCATACTCGGCGCCACGTCCACAATGATCCAGCCGCTGCTGCGGAGGATGGCAAATGATGGCATGGAGCTGTTGCTGGTGGCTAGATCGCAGGAGCGGCTCGACTCGGTCCGGAGTGACCTCCTGGCCCGCGGCGCAGCGAACGTGCTCACGTTCGAAACCGACCTCACTTCGTCCCCAGATATTGTTTATTCGTTCGCCGAACAGTGCTTTCGCGACTTCGACACGCTGCTGCTCTCATACGGAACGATGCTGGACCAAGATCGCTGCCAGACCGACGCGGAATACGCTCTCGGGCAGGTTCGCACAAATTTCGTAAGCTCCATAGCGCTGTTAACCATATTTGGGAAGCACTTCGAATCCCGTCGGTCAGGGACCATAGCCGTGATCACGTCGGTCGCCGGAGACCGTGGACGGCGTTCTAATTACGTGTATGGGGCGGCAAAGGGCGGGCTGAGTATCTTTCTTCAAGGCTTGCGGAGCCGTATGCACCAGTACGGAGTCAGAGTGTTAACTATCAAGCCCGGCCCAGTGGCCACGCGCATGACTGAAAATTTGCCGGGACTCAGATTGTTAGCAAGCCCGGAATTAGTTGCGGTCGACATCTATCGCGCTCTCAGACACTCGCGTACACAGATCAGCTATACGCCTTCATACTGGAAATGGATCATGTCTGCGGTTCGAGCAATTCCAGAATCGGTTTTCAAGAGGATTCAAATCTAA
- a CDS encoding FAD-binding oxidoreductase: MTTLATVPEREVAVAGRGNARTERYQSWGRYPKAAHRSVTKIYWRDELVDALRRAEPASLLPYGMGRSYGDCCLNSGRDLLDCTALNRILDYDWETGRICVEGGITLGDLLKVIVPRGWFLPVTPGTKFVTVGGAIANDVHGKNHHRAGTFGCHVKQITLYRSDNDPVVCSPAVNSDLFQATIAGLGLTGVIGSAEIQLKRIGGNAIDVETLAFRNLDHFVELSAASDQNHEYTVAWVDCLSGTETRGIFFRGNHAEKNVSYRSIKTKIPFPFPEFVLSRPALELFNRAYFTLKARNPGFAIVHYDPFFYPLDSVQNWNLLYGRRGFVQYQCVLPPGDISAVKKIIAAVSKSGEACFLAVLKALGEIQSPGLLSFPRPGLTLTADLPMRGNRTLALLASLDELVLANGGRLYPAKDARMSSAMFTAGFPNWTRLVPYIDPKISSSCWRRVRSE; this comes from the coding sequence ATGACGACCCTAGCTACAGTTCCGGAGAGGGAAGTCGCCGTAGCGGGGCGCGGCAATGCGCGAACGGAACGATATCAATCATGGGGCAGGTATCCAAAAGCGGCGCACAGAAGCGTAACGAAAATTTACTGGCGCGACGAATTGGTCGACGCCCTGCGCCGTGCAGAACCAGCATCTCTCTTACCGTACGGCATGGGGCGCAGCTACGGCGATTGCTGCCTTAATAGCGGTCGCGACCTGCTGGACTGCACTGCTCTCAACCGCATTCTTGATTATGACTGGGAGACTGGGCGAATCTGCGTTGAAGGCGGCATTACACTCGGCGATCTGCTAAAAGTGATTGTCCCCCGAGGCTGGTTTCTGCCAGTGACTCCCGGGACAAAATTCGTGACCGTAGGCGGAGCCATCGCGAACGATGTTCACGGAAAAAATCATCATCGCGCCGGCACGTTTGGTTGCCATGTTAAGCAGATCACGCTTTACCGATCAGATAACGATCCGGTCGTCTGCTCCCCCGCCGTAAATTCCGATCTCTTTCAAGCCACCATCGCAGGCTTGGGGTTAACGGGGGTCATCGGTTCCGCTGAGATCCAACTCAAGCGCATTGGCGGCAATGCCATCGATGTGGAAACTCTTGCCTTCCGCAATTTGGATCACTTTGTCGAACTCTCGGCTGCCAGCGACCAGAATCACGAGTACACGGTTGCCTGGGTCGACTGCTTGTCTGGCACTGAGACGCGCGGAATATTCTTCCGCGGCAACCACGCAGAAAAGAATGTTTCCTATCGGTCGATCAAGACTAAAATTCCATTTCCTTTTCCGGAATTCGTATTGAGTCGCCCAGCCCTCGAGCTTTTTAATCGGGCATACTTTACGCTCAAAGCCCGCAACCCTGGCTTCGCAATCGTCCACTACGATCCGTTTTTCTATCCGCTTGATTCCGTCCAGAACTGGAATCTTCTCTACGGAAGGCGAGGATTTGTTCAATACCAATGCGTGTTACCGCCTGGAGATATCTCAGCTGTGAAGAAGATCATTGCCGCCGTATCCAAATCCGGAGAAGCATGCTTCCTGGCGGTGTTGAAAGCACTTGGGGAAATCCAGTCTCCGGGACTCCTCTCCTTTCCTCGTCCCGGCCTAACTCTCACCGCGGATCTGCCGATGCGCGGCAATCGCACGCTTGCGTTACTAGCCTCACTCGATGAACTGGTACTCGCAAACGGCGGGCGACTGTACCCCGCCAAGGATGCACGTATGTCCTCCGCAATGTTCACTGCCGGCTTCCCAAATTGGACCCGGCTGGTGCCTTATATCGATCCCAAGATTTCATCCTCGTGCTGGCGACGGGTGAGGAGCGAGTAG
- a CDS encoding UbiA family prenyltransferase, translated as MSTLQGSPELIQHQFHQDSRSNTANPVLCVDLDGTLIKSDVLLESLLLFLKQRPWALFFVLFWSLRGRSYLKLRLASAASLAIEKLPFRQEILDFIRGEHESGRQTLLVTAAHQSLAEAIAAHVGHFDGVYGSDGVVNLKGSAKAGFLAGMLGKGNFDYIGDSYADLPVWSVARQAYVVGSRRLAKKVARRASLARLFEVSQPSFTAWLRSIRLLHWTKNLLVLLPVLLAHNFTWLAWRDSLLGFALFGCCASGLYILNDLLDLHSDRQHPAKSKRPFAAGEFPLWVGVFESTLLVGCSLIISAFLDFPFAAALLGYAVLTVAYSWKLKRAPLLDVFVLSTFYTIRIWAGGLISGIPVSDWLMAFSLFFFLSLAMAKRHSELQRASRLVEEGDSGRGYVLKDRELLAMFGIASSFAAVVILCLYARSPVVNSLYGSSAELLWLCPLVLYWLTRVWLLAGRGELDDDPVLFAVRDRTSWVLAVLAITILMIGGFHTR; from the coding sequence ATGAGCACCCTACAAGGCTCCCCTGAGCTCATCCAACACCAATTTCATCAGGATTCGCGTTCGAACACGGCCAATCCGGTCCTTTGCGTCGATCTGGACGGAACTCTTATAAAAAGCGATGTGCTTCTAGAGTCCCTTCTCTTGTTCCTGAAACAGAGGCCTTGGGCTCTGTTTTTTGTCCTATTCTGGAGCCTTCGCGGACGGTCGTACCTGAAGCTTCGTCTGGCCTCCGCGGCTTCGCTGGCAATTGAAAAGCTTCCGTTTCGGCAAGAGATCCTGGACTTTATTCGTGGTGAGCACGAATCCGGACGGCAAACACTGCTGGTTACGGCTGCCCATCAAAGCCTTGCTGAGGCAATTGCGGCTCACGTGGGGCACTTCGATGGAGTTTACGGAAGCGATGGTGTAGTGAATTTGAAAGGCAGCGCTAAGGCCGGATTCTTGGCCGGCATGCTCGGAAAAGGCAACTTCGATTACATCGGGGATTCCTATGCCGACCTGCCGGTTTGGAGCGTCGCAAGGCAGGCATACGTAGTCGGCAGTCGGCGTCTGGCGAAAAAAGTCGCGCGCAGAGCGTCTCTCGCACGATTGTTCGAGGTCTCTCAGCCTTCATTCACTGCCTGGTTGCGCTCTATACGACTGCTGCATTGGACTAAAAATTTATTGGTTCTATTGCCAGTCTTGCTGGCGCATAACTTCACCTGGCTGGCATGGCGCGACAGCCTGCTGGGTTTTGCCTTGTTCGGCTGTTGCGCCTCTGGGCTTTACATTCTCAATGATCTTCTTGACCTGCATTCCGATCGACAACACCCAGCCAAGAGCAAACGTCCGTTTGCTGCCGGAGAATTCCCATTGTGGGTGGGAGTCTTCGAGTCAACGCTGCTGGTAGGTTGTTCGCTCATCATTTCGGCTTTTCTGGATTTTCCTTTTGCTGCTGCCCTGCTTGGGTACGCCGTGCTTACGGTGGCGTACTCCTGGAAGTTGAAACGAGCGCCGCTGCTGGACGTCTTTGTTCTCTCAACCTTCTACACGATTCGCATTTGGGCTGGGGGTCTGATCTCCGGCATTCCCGTCTCGGACTGGCTGATGGCATTCTCGCTATTCTTCTTCCTGAGTCTGGCCATGGCCAAGCGCCACTCCGAGCTGCAGCGAGCGAGTAGGCTGGTGGAAGAAGGGGACTCAGGTCGCGGCTACGTGCTGAAAGATCGGGAGCTGCTGGCGATGTTTGGAATTGCCAGCAGCTTTGCCGCAGTCGTGATCCTTTGCCTTTATGCCCGCAGCCCCGTCGTGAATTCGCTTTATGGAAGTTCGGCGGAGCTGCTTTGGCTCTGTCCGTTGGTGCTCTATTGGCTTACCCGCGTGTGGCTGCTCGCGGGCCGTGGCGAGCTCGATGATGATCCTGTCTTGTTTGCAGTTCGCGATCGTACCAGCTGGGTACTGGCCGTGCTTGCGATCACTATCCTGATGATTGGTGGATTCCACACGCGATGA
- a CDS encoding pili assembly chaperone: MKKQKGFSLIELLIVVAIILIIAAIAIPNLLRAKIAANEASAVGSMRTIVTAEVSYNSAGWLSGGNQIGFSNALADLGPNGSTTQCNPPDATHTCYVDAVLSGAGTSATPKSGYFFTYAPIAAAAGGSNVGFALNGNPAAPGQTGNRYFYADASGVIRFNPSQSATSSDVPLQ, translated from the coding sequence ATGAAGAAGCAAAAGGGTTTCTCGCTGATTGAACTTTTGATTGTCGTGGCGATCATTCTGATCATCGCGGCTATCGCAATTCCAAACCTGCTGCGCGCCAAGATCGCGGCTAACGAGGCCTCGGCTGTTGGTTCCATGCGCACCATCGTGACGGCCGAAGTGAGCTACAACTCAGCCGGTTGGTTGAGCGGTGGTAACCAGATTGGCTTCTCGAACGCCCTTGCGGACTTGGGTCCGAACGGCTCAACAACTCAGTGCAATCCGCCAGATGCGACGCACACCTGTTACGTCGACGCGGTTCTGTCCGGTGCAGGCACCTCAGCGACTCCGAAGAGCGGATACTTCTTCACGTACGCACCGATCGCGGCTGCCGCTGGCGGTTCCAACGTTGGTTTCGCACTGAATGGCAACCCGGCAGCGCCTGGGCAGACTGGTAACCGTTATTTCTATGCGGATGCGAGCGGTGTGATCCGCTTCAACC